From Candidatus Paracaedimonas acanthamoebae, one genomic window encodes:
- the hflX gene encoding GTPase HflX, translating into MLLYPNFKSNISSNRDPNLRLVEAKGLAKAIDLEIVYAEIINVRTPKPSTLLGEGVVSTFTEIISLHQAELVIIDSSLTPIQQRNLEKAWKTKVIDRTGLILEIFGKRAQTAEGRLQVELAALMYQKSRLVRNWTHLERQRGGLGFIGGPGETQLEVDRRLISERIAKIKKELTQVVRTRQLHRKARKRIPYPIVALVGYTNAGKSTLFNSLANADVFAEDLLFATLDPTMRQVSLPSGREIILSDTVGFISELPTQLIAAFRATLEEVLEADVIIHVRDITHPETEHQKEDVLAILKQLEIEVDYNPNLIEVLNKSDLLSSENFLNTQEQDKSHKVLLSALTGDGINNLLKVIETKLASSLKVFTFDIESSNGAALAWLYQHGEILERLDQEEKIYLKVRLSPANWSKYEKEYFKDKKSANFQEISLINEYE; encoded by the coding sequence ATTCTATTATATCCTAATTTTAAGAGCAATATTAGTTCTAATAGAGATCCTAATCTTAGATTGGTAGAAGCTAAAGGGCTTGCTAAAGCGATTGACTTAGAGATTGTTTACGCTGAAATCATAAATGTGCGAACACCAAAACCTTCTACTTTACTTGGAGAAGGCGTGGTTAGCACATTTACAGAAATCATTTCATTGCATCAAGCTGAGCTTGTAATTATTGATTCAAGCTTAACGCCTATTCAACAGCGTAACCTTGAAAAAGCCTGGAAAACAAAAGTTATTGATCGTACGGGCCTCATTCTAGAAATATTTGGAAAAAGAGCGCAAACAGCTGAAGGGCGTTTGCAGGTTGAACTGGCTGCTCTTATGTATCAAAAAAGTCGCCTTGTACGGAATTGGACTCACTTAGAGAGACAACGTGGAGGATTAGGCTTTATTGGAGGGCCAGGGGAAACTCAGCTAGAAGTAGATCGGCGCCTTATTAGTGAGCGGATTGCAAAGATTAAAAAAGAACTGACGCAAGTTGTTCGCACGCGCCAATTGCATCGTAAAGCAAGGAAACGTATTCCATATCCTATTGTTGCACTTGTAGGTTATACCAATGCAGGCAAATCAACATTGTTCAATTCTTTAGCAAATGCAGATGTTTTTGCTGAAGATTTATTGTTTGCTACTTTAGATCCAACAATGAGACAGGTAAGTTTACCTTCTGGCCGAGAAATTATTCTCTCTGATACTGTTGGCTTTATTTCTGAACTTCCAACGCAATTAATAGCTGCTTTCCGAGCAACTTTAGAAGAAGTTCTCGAAGCCGATGTGATTATACATGTGAGAGATATCACACATCCTGAAACTGAACATCAGAAAGAAGACGTACTGGCTATTTTGAAACAACTTGAAATAGAGGTTGATTATAACCCTAACTTAATAGAAGTTTTGAATAAAAGTGATCTTTTATCATCAGAAAATTTTTTGAATACTCAAGAGCAAGATAAATCTCACAAAGTATTACTATCTGCTTTAACGGGAGATGGAATCAATAATCTTCTTAAAGTCATTGAGACTAAGCTAGCATCTTCTTTGAAAGTTTTTACTTTTGATATTGAAAGCTCCAATGGGGCAGCTCTTGCATGGCTGTATCAGCATGGGGAAATTTTAGAGAGGTTGGATCAAGAGGAAAAAATATATCTTAAAGTTAGGCTTTCTCCCGCTAATTGGTCAAAGTACGAAAAAGAGTACTTTAAAGATAAAAAATCCGCTAATTTCCAAGAGATTTCACTCATAAATGAATATGAATAA
- the glmU gene encoding bifunctional UDP-N-acetylglucosamine diphosphorylase/glucosamine-1-phosphate N-acetyltransferase GlmU produces the protein MSDCSLLTLILAAGKGTRMRSSLPKVLHPIGGRPMIHYILETASALQPEKVALVVSDSQESVVHSAQEMVPELIPVIQEQQLGTAHAVLSARSFIKNFKGIILILFGDTPLVRHETLLEVLDRFKNPSRPAAVILGMQLDDPKMYGRIVTSHNNQVEAIIEHREANEEIKKIKLCNAGVMALDGNYAVQLLEKITPQISNQERYLTDIVAIARSEALKVEVVIAQDPSEFEGINTRKDLAEIEAKIQNRWRAGALEKGVTMIAPETVFLSYDTQISSDVTIHPYVNVGPKTIIEENVTIRSFTDIEGSHIKKGVTIGPFARLRPTTILEEGVKIGNFVEVKNSTLGIKAKANHLTYIGDAIIGEKTNIGAGTITCNYDGFSKWKTHIGNYVSIGANSSLVAPLKIGDHAYIGAGSTITKDVASESLAVARAQVKEIEKGALALQKRKSTQTHKKDVT, from the coding sequence ATGTCAGATTGTTCTCTTTTGACACTTATTTTAGCGGCCGGTAAAGGAACAAGGATGCGTTCTTCTTTACCAAAAGTCCTCCATCCCATTGGAGGTCGGCCTATGATCCATTATATTTTAGAGACCGCTTCAGCACTTCAACCTGAAAAAGTCGCCTTGGTTGTGAGTGACTCTCAAGAATCTGTTGTTCATTCTGCCCAAGAAATGGTTCCTGAACTTATTCCCGTGATACAAGAACAACAATTAGGGACCGCCCATGCTGTTTTATCGGCACGTTCTTTTATTAAGAATTTTAAAGGCATTATCCTTATCTTATTTGGCGATACGCCTCTTGTACGTCACGAAACTCTCTTAGAAGTTCTAGATCGTTTTAAGAATCCATCTCGACCTGCTGCTGTTATTTTAGGGATGCAGCTGGATGATCCCAAAATGTATGGGCGTATTGTAACTTCTCATAATAATCAAGTCGAAGCGATTATTGAACATAGAGAAGCTAACGAAGAGATAAAGAAAATAAAACTTTGTAATGCTGGAGTCATGGCTCTTGATGGAAATTACGCCGTTCAACTCCTTGAAAAAATTACACCTCAAATATCAAATCAAGAGCGATATCTTACAGATATTGTTGCTATAGCGCGAAGTGAAGCCCTAAAAGTTGAAGTAGTTATAGCTCAAGATCCGAGTGAGTTTGAAGGAATTAATACACGCAAAGATCTTGCGGAAATTGAGGCTAAGATCCAAAATCGTTGGAGAGCGGGTGCGTTGGAAAAAGGGGTTACAATGATTGCTCCTGAAACAGTTTTCCTGAGTTATGATACCCAAATTTCTTCGGATGTAACAATCCATCCGTATGTCAATGTGGGACCTAAAACTATTATTGAGGAAAATGTGACGATTCGTTCGTTTACAGATATTGAGGGATCTCATATTAAAAAAGGGGTGACTATTGGTCCTTTTGCTCGTCTTCGACCGACAACAATCCTTGAAGAAGGCGTTAAAATTGGAAATTTTGTTGAAGTAAAAAATTCAACATTGGGCATAAAAGCAAAAGCTAATCATCTTACTTATATTGGTGATGCTATCATTGGTGAAAAAACAAATATTGGGGCAGGGACAATTACTTGTAATTATGATGGTTTTAGTAAATGGAAAACGCATATAGGTAATTATGTTTCAATTGGTGCTAATTCTTCTTTAGTGGCCCCTTTAAAAATTGGTGATCATGCTTATATTGGAGCTGGGAGCACGATTACAAAAGATGTTGCCTCTGAGAGTCTCGCGGTTGCTCGTGCTCAGGTAAAAGAAATTGAAAAAGGAGCTCTTGCTCTACAAAAGAGAAAATCAACTCAAACACATAAAAAGGATGTGACATAA
- a CDS encoding transporter substrate-binding domain-containing protein yields the protein MATSADNPPFEFHQTTTKQITGFDIELAHALADVLNIELEIQDMDFASIIPALFSGRADFAMATFSVTEERKKSVCFSEDYYTAQPASVSLKNRSFSTQKDFEGTKIGVQLGSSYEQMMKKIAGKIKNVQLIPLNKLGELIQEVKAGRIDAAVIDIAPARAYVENNKDLQTNIIEEFQENYAIAFPKNSPWAEKFNEALKKLKTNGKLNELISKWFSHTSS from the coding sequence TTGGCAACTTCAGCTGATAATCCCCCTTTTGAATTTCATCAAACAACAACAAAGCAAATCACAGGTTTCGATATTGAACTAGCCCATGCACTTGCAGATGTTCTGAATATTGAGCTTGAAATTCAGGATATGGATTTCGCTTCTATTATTCCTGCGTTGTTCTCAGGCCGTGCAGATTTTGCTATGGCAACTTTTTCTGTTACGGAAGAACGAAAGAAAAGTGTCTGTTTTTCAGAAGATTATTACACAGCTCAACCAGCTTCTGTTAGTCTAAAAAATCGTTCTTTTTCAACACAAAAAGATTTTGAAGGCACAAAAATTGGGGTTCAATTAGGTTCTTCCTATGAACAAATGATGAAAAAAATCGCTGGGAAAATAAAAAATGTTCAACTTATCCCCCTTAATAAACTTGGAGAACTCATTCAAGAAGTTAAAGCTGGCAGAATTGATGCTGCTGTTATAGATATTGCTCCTGCCAGAGCATATGTTGAAAATAATAAAGATCTGCAAACAAACATTATTGAAGAATTTCAAGAGAACTATGCAATAGCATTCCCTAAAAACTCACCATGGGCAGAAAAATTTAATGAGGCATTAAAGAAGTTAAAAACAAACGGGAAACTTAATGAGCTAATATCTAAATGGTTTAGTCACACTTCTTCTTAG